In bacterium, the genomic stretch ATTAAATTTAATAGCGATAGACCTTCCAGACCATATTGCCCAATATTACGAAGGAGATAAGAAATATCAAGAGGCAGAAAAAACTCTAAGAGACGCAATTGTTTATTATGACAAAATTATAAATAGTTATCCATCTCATAAAAAATTAGTTATGGTTATGGAGGATAAGATTCTCCAAACTTATGAAAAATTAGATGATTGGCAGGGAATGATAAATACCTTACGGAATATGATTGATATTTACCCTCATACAGAAAGAGGTGCACAGGCATTATATCAGTTGGCAAAGATTTATGAAGATAGGAAAAAGACAAAAGAAGCTATTTCCTGTTATGAACAATTCATACAAGACTACCCGCATCATAATTTAACAAGTGTTGCCAGAGAAAAAATACACTCTTTGAAAATAATCTTACCTGTGAAAGATGATTAAAATGAAATGGTAACCGTTCAGGTATAGATAAAAATATAACTCAAATCTCAAAACTCAAAGCTCAAAGATACAACTTAAAACTAAATCAGGGATGTTAAGCGTCTCGTCCATAGATTTTAATTTTTTCTGTGCGTCTGTGCGGTGAACAGTTACGCTTTTTTTAAGATAAGATTAAAGACCATAGACTAAATGGAGTAAAATTAGATGCACATCAAATATAGATACGATTTAATATCTATAGGTTTATTGATTAGTTTTGTAATTATATTCTTTTGGAAAATAATAAGTATGAATTGGATATTTTTTCAAGGGGATATAATGTGTATATTTTATCCCATCAAATTATTCTATAGTGAAGGTTTAAAGGGATTTAATTTTCCATTGTGGTTACCTGATATTCAATGTGGCTTTCCAGTATTTGCAGTAGGTAATCAAGGATTTATGTATCCATTGAACCTTATTTTATTCTTTTTTTTTCCTGCTTATATTGCCTTTAATCTAAATTATGTAATTCATTTTATTTTAGCCGGGGTATTTACCTACTTTTTTGCTACCACAATCGGCTTACCAAAAACTTCAGCCTTAATTTCTTCTCTAATTTTTATGTTTAGTGGATTTTCAATAGCCCATTTAGAGCATATGGACATATTAAATTCGATTATCTGGTTACCTCTATTATTAATATTTATGGAAAGGATTATTAAGGTGGCTGAAAAGAGATATTTCTATGTGATCTTAGCCGGGATATTTATTGGAATTCAAGTGCTATCAGGACATCAACAAATGACATTTTATTCATTATTATGTTTAAGTTTATATTTTTTATGGGGTGTTTTTAGTGAGCATCCTAAAAAGATACTTAACTTTTTATTAATGTTTATCTTAATGCTAATAATAAGTTTTGGTCTATCTGCTGTTCAAATACTCCCAACCCATGAATTATTATCTATTTCTAATCGAGGAGGAGGAATAAGTCTTAAATTTGCTAATATTGGTAGTTTCCCACCACAAAATTTTATCACCTTTATTTTACCTTATTTTATGGGAGACCGTGATGTCTACTGGGGTAAATGGTTTTTTACAGAAGGCTGTATCTACATAGGCATATTGCCATTATTATTATTATTATTTACTATTTTTTCCAAAAAGAATAGATATACCTACTTCTTTTCTTTATTATTGATATTTTCTGGAATATTAATGGTAGGTAGTTCTACCCCTTTGTTCACTATGTTGTGGCATTTACCAATATTCAATAGTATTCGAGCACCAGCACGATTTGGCGACCTTTTGATTTTTTCTATTTCTATCTTAAGCGGATTTGGATTTTCATATTTAATTAGTCAAGGAATAAATAAAAAAATATATCTTAAAATATTATGGATTTTCTTAACTTTAGTCTTAGCAGGTATTGTTTTACTTAATATAATTGGTCTTGAAGCATTATTACCCCGGGATTTTCCTGATAAGCGAATTAAGTATATCCAGGAAGATGTATTTTTCTTTTCTATCTTTATAATCTTAAGTCTGCTCATATTAATTCTATGGTTTAAACAAAGGATAGGATTATTAACCTTCAAATTCCTGACCATATTTTTAATTTTAATTGACTTATTCATATTTGGAGTAAAAGGTATGCCACAACTTGTTAAAACATCAAATTTATCATCCATACTTATTCCACAAACTTCAAGATTTTTAATACAAAAAGAAGATAATGTCTATAGAATTATGTCTGTCTATCCTGGTAAAGTAAAGATAGTCTCTAAAGAAAAATACCCAGTTGATACCTTTAGAAAACTGCTAGCCATTAATTTTAATATCTATTCACATATTCAAGAGATAAATATGATTCTGGGCTTAATCTATGTGAAATATTGGCAAGAAGTAATAAATCTTTTTCGTCAAAATACTCCTGAATGTATTAGTCAAGAAGAAGTTATCCCTCTGATAATTAAAAATATACAATTACTTAATTTACTTAATGTCAAATATATATTATTTACGCTGGATATAGAAGATGAGCGATTTAGCACCGTCTTTGAAGATAATGGAATCAAGATTATAGAAAATAAGCAAGTCTTGCCTCGAGCTTTTGTGGTAGATGAGGT encodes the following:
- a CDS encoding tetratricopeptide repeat protein; the encoded protein is MKNLFNIIGLTLIILLTSCTQEYKLERMYYHAYKKYIQISKNPSSVTPSQIDEVIADFKKIINLSSKGFKGGNIQYTIGHLYLLKKDFKKARQKLNEFISDFSYQRENCLTAKLLIGLSYEQENKWDNALVIFKEIMRDYPLNLIAIDLPDHIAQYYEGDKKYQEAEKTLRDAIVYYDKIINSYPSHKKLVMVMEDKILQTYEKLDDWQGMINTLRNMIDIYPHTERGAQALYQLAKIYEDRKKTKEAISCYEQFIQDYPHHNLTSVAREKIHSLKIILPVKDD
- a CDS encoding YfhO family protein, translating into MNWIFFQGDIMCIFYPIKLFYSEGLKGFNFPLWLPDIQCGFPVFAVGNQGFMYPLNLILFFFFPAYIAFNLNYVIHFILAGVFTYFFATTIGLPKTSALISSLIFMFSGFSIAHLEHMDILNSIIWLPLLLIFMERIIKVAEKRYFYVILAGIFIGIQVLSGHQQMTFYSLLCLSLYFLWGVFSEHPKKILNFLLMFILMLIISFGLSAVQILPTHELLSISNRGGGISLKFANIGSFPPQNFITFILPYFMGDRDVYWGKWFFTEGCIYIGILPLLLLLFTIFSKKNRYTYFFSLLLIFSGILMVGSSTPLFTMLWHLPIFNSIRAPARFGDLLIFSISILSGFGFSYLISQGINKKIYLKILWIFLTLVLAGIVLLNIIGLEALLPRDFPDKRIKYIQEDVFFFSIFIILSLLILILWFKQRIGLLTFKFLTIFLILIDLFIFGVKGMPQLVKTSNLSSILIPQTSRFLIQKEDNVYRIMSVYPGKVKIVSKEKYPVDTFRKLLAINFNIYSHIQEINMILGLIYVKYWQEVINLFRQNTPECISQEEVIPLIIKNIQLLNLLNVKYILFTLDIEDERFSTVFEDNGIKIIENKQVLPRAFVVDEVKVIKRKEDVLKELSSKEFNPKKYVILEERPKTNHQPPATRYQIPATSHQPPEIIKYKNEEVVIQCSMKDKGFLVLSDLYYPGWQVYVDGKKEKIYRAYHLVRAVYLDKGNHIVKFKYESLSFKIGLCITIFTILGLIIYLWYRMNKLKKNW